A stretch of Shinella zoogloeoides DNA encodes these proteins:
- a CDS encoding type II toxin-antitoxin system VapC family toxin: protein MTSTLVDTNVLIDILGPDRPQRAWSLAALKRCAQEGELVLHPVVWSELATSPLSELELNLAFGWLRMRRESVSYEAAFAAGKAHYAYRRAGGLRERTLPDFLVGAHAAVRSHRLLTRDVARYRSYFPALDIISPETHP from the coding sequence ATGACCTCAACCCTCGTTGATACAAATGTTCTCATCGACATTCTTGGACCGGACCGGCCGCAGCGGGCCTGGTCGCTGGCGGCGCTGAAGCGCTGCGCACAGGAGGGAGAGCTGGTGCTCCATCCCGTTGTCTGGTCGGAACTTGCGACGTCGCCGCTCAGCGAACTGGAATTGAACCTCGCCTTCGGCTGGCTACGCATGCGCAGGGAATCCGTTTCATATGAGGCGGCCTTCGCAGCCGGCAAGGCGCATTATGCCTATCGTCGGGCGGGTGGTCTGCGCGAGCGTACGTTGCCGGACTTTCTGGTCGGTGCCCATGCTGCGGTCCGTTCTCACCGGCTCCTTACGCGGGACGTGGCGCGCTACCGTTCCTACTTCCCCGCGCTCGACATCATCTCCCCCGAAACCCATCCCTGA
- a CDS encoding AbrB/MazE/SpoVT family DNA-binding domain-containing protein: MRVTEKGQVTIPKDIRDRLAIEPGSEVDFVVSKDGVMLVKVGDGRAEFEDFDAWAASVQGTWDLDGMTPDEYFEWLRGPRDDLNPR, encoded by the coding sequence ATGCGTGTGACGGAAAAGGGTCAGGTGACGATCCCCAAGGATATCCGCGACCGGCTCGCCATCGAGCCCGGCTCCGAGGTGGATTTCGTTGTTTCCAAAGACGGTGTGATGCTGGTCAAGGTCGGTGACGGCAGGGCCGAGTTCGAGGATTTCGATGCCTGGGCGGCCAGCGTTCAAGGCACATGGGATTTGGACGGCATGACGCCTGACGAGTATTTCGAATGGCTGCGGGGGCCGCGCGATGACCTCAACCCTCGTTGA